In Coffea eugenioides isolate CCC68of chromosome 4, Ceug_1.0, whole genome shotgun sequence, the genomic stretch aaattcttcaaatttttgcatttttattcaaaaaagggctaatttgttccaactttaaatGTCTAAATCTTCCATTTGTTGAAACGTTATATGTATTCTGGAAGATTTAATCCTCATTTGACTTGGAAATGGTTATTACGCAATTaagatttttgcattttagaaagtatatccagtaaaataggaaaaattatgcctataattttgcatgtttaatgagatttctcctctttacttaattttccaaataagtgattgatatagttgataaaaggttatactcctcctttgattatttttatataattttcgATGAGGGAAAatctatttattttataaaaaaaaaagattaaagaaagtaaataaaaaagtaTTCCACTCTAATGATTCTTGTACTGaataaccgggggttggcatttacaaatgtcgattttcacgtaaaaatgtatttgaattacaagtatgcatagcaatttaaataagtgaaatgttgagtaactggagatcttcacctaaaagtgtcgattttcgcgtaaaaaggtattttcactatttaagtaaaaaaatcAAGTGTGAATAAGTCCCTCTTAGTTGTAGAATTCttgataaaaagatgattataggaggaggaaagctgtaaattgactatgtgatttgcttactTGTAAAATTAGGATAGGgtgagagattaagtttaacttgttgaatttagggcaTAATTATCTtccctttacttgatattatgagtatttagtgtaaattgaacaATTGTATATTGATTGTTTTCCAAGAcatgaggaattaaatttgaaaaagtgcATATATTATTTCACCTCTTAAATCATTGTAattgattatgtgtgaattgcttgaggacaagcaatggttcaagtgtgggggaatttgataagtgactaatttacgtaataattgaatgacattttatgttatttttagtcattttggttatattattggaagaaaatgaatcatttggctataattggtgaaaaaatgttcttaagtgattaaatgaggtttttatcactttttacttgcattttgtgcatttttgacagctttgacacattttagtatttcggctataacttgagctacagtgatcggattgagatgattcttgaactaatttgaagataagagatagatatACAATTtgatgaagacatcgaaatctaGTTctaaggttttccaggtcaaaaagctgaattacagtagccaatttctattggtcgaaaCTGAAACAGGGCattgagcagtcaagggtatttcaatcatttctcagcctacacaaatccaaatgaggtgattcttgatgcattgaaaagctaactcaaagagttacaagttttatgttttagTCAAGAGTTAAATTAgcttctatcatcaagaaaagttcagttgaagttgaggCAAAATCAGAgtaaagctggaaattgaacagaAATTGCACAAAAGGTCACTGtagatttctggccggattgtggtcagaaaaggctgctctctACGCGGATAGCTTGTTTTCACCTCCAACAAGTCACATgtaatgctagacatgtgacaaccactttgcagctgtaaaagggaggtgtaaacctcatttcttgaccacttTTTACAGCCAAAACCATTGCAAGATTGAAGGAGAGActtacgggagaaagcttggagtctgcagaaatgtagttcttccattttctAAGTGTTaggttagtatagtataggatagttagctagttagttcatccatcttgtttattagctagatgAAGAAGAGGTTCGATGATGAAAAAGGCaaggagatgaactcatgtgacaagggttacattcctttccaactctttatcttttgtacttaattccaagtttagttaatatataagttatggatttatatgttattatgtgtttctaaagtttatgccttgggtttggttgaactttctatgattgctagtgtttattatttggctatttgatgccattattttgaacaagttatttagcactttagctctttaaaatcatgattaatctggtaccattgattgtgattatctaagatattgtttctgcaatgaaaattgagatttaacactggttcaagaagtgctaaacatagggagtacactcacgagagtaaaggtgcacctatgtgattttagtgattaatttcatgtaatttcattgaaaaaatgaacttgtaactaatttcataaccatgagaataggtatagattagttataagtatagttgattcactacgaaagtaggttttatatgcataaggaaattacaccataactagcctagatagtagtattcaatgatccaaatatagcacttgcatgagtagttagggataccataacttaaggagctttcatttgttattttgaataagttcagtaggtttcatttcttataattcattgatagtctaaataatagagaagttttagtaGTGCCGGTAATTGTTCAATCTTTCTCGTGGGATCGCCCCGATATATACCTTAAACTATTAGTTGACctatatacttgcagtgaaATGGGTGTAAATTagattttttaacttgtacgtatagCAAAACCCCGTCAGAAGGTTTTGTTACAAACCCTCTCTTTTCCAGCCACAAATAAATTAGACTTTGTAATTAAGAAGAAAGTTAGTTTGTACAAACTCTCACTCCCTCCCCAGAAGGTAGGATGCAGTTGCATCACGCTATGCATCAAACTCCACCTAACTCCCACCTCTCCTGAATGTAAGGATGCAATTACGAGAGGGGTTTTTATTCGTTGATAAACACGAGTTTTGACTCCTTCTTTTAATATtctaaatataataaaaatataataaaaaagtcaccaaacaaatcaaattaacttCTCATTGATGCATTGTTTCATCAAAATTCAATCTAAAATCATGATGgtattcttttgttcttgagtGGGTCTCTTTCATCTTTTTAGATTTATGCTCTATTACGGGTGAAGATTCACCGGATTTTCAATAAATCCATGAGAGATTATTTCTAAAAGAGCTCCATTGAATCCGGTATCAGATATAGAACCAATTCCTATAATTATGAATCCATATGAGATTATTCATGCCATGCATCAACCAACTTAACATCTACAAAAATGTATGCTATCAACCAACTTAACATCTAGATGTACCGCTGTGTCATGAACTCATGTTGTAACTTAGTAGCGGTGGGAAAGTTGGCTTGCGTGCCCTCTAATAAATCAGAGGGAGGacacaaagaaaaagagataagTGCTCCTAAACTACTTGTAATCAACTATTTCTGCTACTTAGCAGCTTGCTATGTCTATATCTGTTGTTATGCTTTGTTATCTCATATCTTAAGTTGCAATTGTTTTCTGAAATTTGGATTGTTCTAGTCTCACAAGCGTTTGATTAGTACAAAAAGCTGGATTGTTCTGAAAtttgtatgtttttttttctttaaagcaAGACTGTACAAGACCCGAAGAAGAATAAGTAGCAGATAGAGAGAGGCATTCAGTTAGTGCTACAAAGTCAAACAGAATTTTCTATAAATCTTTCAATTTTTGGTAAAAGAAATCACATAAGAATTTAGTattaaattttgattatttCACCATTAGCCAAACTCAGAAAAATCAACTATGCACTGCAAAGTTCTCCTTAAACTTAAATGGTTCACTGGTGGGATACTTTTCTAGCTCACGTGGATTGAGAGACAAGGGGATCCAGTTTCTCCATACCATTTTCTCTTAGCTATGGAAGTGTTCTCTTAATTATTTGATGAAGCTGCTCATAACTCCCAATTTCTTTATCATCCAAAATGTCAACCTCTTGGTATCTCTCATCTAACTTTTGCAGATGACGTATTTTTACTCTCTACTGCTAATGTTACTTCAGTGACGATTATGAAGTCAGTCCTCCTGGAATTTACAAATCTTTCAGTTCTCACTTCAAATCTGAATAAGAGTGAAGTGTTTTTAGCAGGAGTTAGTGACGAATTAGGAGCTCAGCTAAGCGCCATTTTGGGGATGCAGAGAGGCTCATTTCCAGTTAGATATCTTGGCGTGCCCTTAATCAGCACAAGGTTATCTGTTTCTGATTATGCGCTGTTGATTGAGAAGGTTCAGAAGAAGGTGAGAGGCTGGAATTCAAAGCTATTAACATATGCTGTTAGATTGCAGCTTGTGGAGTCTGTTTTACTGAACTTACAGATTTATTGGAGTAGCACATTCTTGAGGCTGTCCTCACTGCTTTCTTATGGAAAGGGACTCCTACAGCTAAGGCAGGGAACAAAGTTAGTTGGCAGGAGATGTGTAAACCAGTCAAGCAGGGAGGATTGGGAATAAAGCTCTTATCATGAAGCAAATTTGGAATACAGCTCTGAAGAAAGACTCTCTGTGGATTGCCTGGGTTCACATTGTAAAGCTCAAGAATAAATGTTTTCAGGCAACACCAATTCCCAGTGATTGCTCATGGTACCGAAGGAACCTACTTCAACTCCGGTCAGCTGCTCGTCTCTACATCATTTCAACCATTAGCAGTGGTGACTGGTGAGGACACATTCCTATGGCATGATAACTGGCATGCTAGGGGCCCTCTCCTCAACTACTGTGGTCCAGATATTGTTAGGCAATATGGAAGCTCCCTACACGCGAAAGTATCTTCTATTATCCAACATGGAATATGGATGCAGCCAACTGGGAGTAGGAGAACTGCTGCTGTAGTGGATTTCATACAGTACTTACCCCCTACTGAATATTTGGATCCCTCCAATAAAGAATCAGTTAAAGTGGATGGTTAGCACTTCCGGGATTTTCACCACTAAATCTGCTGTGGAGATTCTGAGACCCTCGTATCCAAATGTGGAATGGTATCATTTGGTCTGGTTTAAAAACAATATTCCTAAACATTCGTTCATATTATGGATGTTGTGTCGGGATAGACTTAGCACCCAAAATTGATTCCAAAAACGGGGGATTGTTGATGATGACAGATGTGTTCCATGTAACACAGGTCTTGAAACTGCTGATCACTTATTCTTCAATTGTATCTATTCTGCATGTATTTGGACTAGAATACAAGCTGCTTGCCTAGTGTATCGTGGTGGCTGAATCATCATTTAAAGAGGAATTCTTTTGGTACAGTGATTATGAAGCTTGCTCTTGCAGCAGTGATTTACCATGTATGGAAGGAGAGAAATGCCCGCAATTTCAGTAACAAATTAATTGACTGAAGCTGACATCCTAATTTCAAGAATCATGCAAATCAATGGTACAAGATTCAACAGATCTCCTACAAACTATCATGTCACATGCAACATGCACCACATTTCTAAGCCTTTCAAATGAATCATCAACACAACACTCATCCTACATCACATAGAATATGTCCAGTATGTGGGCTTTCCAGATGATGGAATATCCTCCAAGAAGTAAGACTTGGGGTTCTTTTCTTACCAAAATAAATGTGAAGCTGTAGCACGATAGCTTGAAAGATGTCAATAGCATGAAGATTAATAGACCTCCACATTAGTATATTTGCGTACCCAAAAGTTCATGGGGACAAGGATTCGTGAGTGAACAACCTGATCCAAAAGACTGATACAAGAGGTGATTATTATGCAGGGATGATTATTGGTTCTATTTACTTATCAGGAGAAAAGATAAAATACCCAGAGAAGCATTATAGAAGAGCTTAAATATACTTTCAACACACCTGTGGTGTCCTAGAATGTCAAAGGAGAGAAATAAAACGAAgagtttgccaaaaaaaaaatgcatccataataaaagaaattttaagCGTTCAAGTGAatgatttgagaaattaaatcaatGCAACAACAAATCTGAAAATGTTTGGAAGGGCGACATGGAAAACTGGAGACAATTTCATCAACTGTAGATCTTAGTCATCAGATTGATTAGGAGAAGAAAACTTGCTTCTAATTCAGGGGCAAAAAGAAAACAGCAGAATGCTGAGGCAATCTCCACTTTTAAGACATTTACCACATCTATATGCACGCTCTCTTCAAAGCAAGCAATACATGAATCAAGTTGTAACATGCACTTGATTCAGAAACACCCCATAAAGTGATACAAAAAGAAACCCTGCTAATTCACAGGTTAAAGTACTTGTTTTATATTAGAGTATATTAGAATCTTAAAACTGGTAACTGAGCCATAATTTAGCTGTGATTTAATAACTTAATAACTTTGACATTAGCAATGTGTTATTGCAATAATGCTTATAAATGTGAAATGAGAAGGTAATTCTCTACtcttaagtgagcaaaattgaGTTCTCGAGAATGTATAGTATCTTATTCCCCCATAACTTCATGTTCTGCATTCGTTGGTCATCAATAATTAAGAACTAGATCCCTTTGCTTTGTCATTTTACCTTGAATTAAACTAAGATTTATACGGTTTATTGTAACTATCTCGTGGTTTTGTCATTATAATTGTAATGTAACAATGTTAAAATTAATGTAATCTACAATCAAATCAACATATTACTACCGTAGTCACGTATACTTTGTTGCTAAAAAGGCCTCAATCTAATGAAAAAACAACAGAGATTAAGATCCCAATAATTATAAGTTTAGGATCCAAACCTCATTATTTCTAACCTTGGTTCGATTCTATATAGAAATCACTTCACCGTTAGTAGGTTAGTTGTAATATTGCTTGGTAGTAATTAAACTGAATTAACCCCTTAATCTATAGGTTTAATGAAAttctatcccaaaaaaaaaatattcctTATTGAGCTACATTTTCAACCTTGATGCCTAGGGCTATGGTTGACTGTTGGTTTtcagtaaataataataataataataatggaaGCTCAACCACCTTTGATGGCAGATATGCGATCTTattaaaaaagtgttacagAATAGTTTAGAAGATCACTTCTAAAAAGCATAATTCAATCAGGTAGCTTttgcagatttttttttgcaggacatacaaaaaaaaaactaccatGCAAACAAGCATATAGTATATTCCTAAAGTGCACagatctatttaaatatatagtTTTTGGTCCATTTAATTGAACTTTGCCAAACTTGAGGAGAATTTTGCCAAGTCAAGAAATCCCCATTCCTCcttttttctttgaatcactcaACTAAGAAGAGTGTCACATTTTGCAAATGACAAATTCAAAGAACCACGTGGGAATTGAATCATGAGAAGTAGCATAGATGAAGCCTATAAAATTGCTCAAAAAGGGGCAAGTAGTAAACGGGCTTGAGAACATCACAATTTCCAAAATCCTTCGTTTGAGAAATAGTAGTAAACGGGTAGGTGTACAGTTCAATTAGTTCTTCTTTGACATTCCGTTATGGACATCTTGTCCTGTCCATGAACCCTAAACTATTAGTAAAAGGATAAGCTTGACTTTCTATGTATACCTTATCTTGTCAGGCTAATTTGTCTAGAGTTACAGAATGCATTCACATGTCCCAGCGGAATAGATATTCATTAGACAGTTTTCATGCAAGTCTTTTACAATGACATATATCATGCATGCATCTAAGGAGAAATggaattccttttttttttttttcctttttgacaaACTTTTTAGAATGCAGGAGTTAGATAAATAGCAAGAAGTATGACAAACTAACTCTCATTTCACGACAAGCCATTACTCGTAAGCATTATTTTTGCATTAATTCTAATGGGTACCAGGACACTAGTTAAGACAGTTAAATTACACCTGACTTACTATAACTAGTGGGATTAATTAGGAAAGGGTTCTTAGAGTCTTTCCTCCTATCAGATTCAGAATTTGAATCCTATGCCTTTCCAATTGAAAATGGAGAGGGTATAGAGAGGGCTGGGAGgagggccaaaaaaaaaaaaaaaaggcacctAACATACTATGCACATACTTAAATTTATTGTACCTACtatatttagatttttttttttcaaattaatgaATCATGAAGGGTACCTATTAGTCAAAccttttaattttcaatttttcaataCCATAAAGTATTATTTCAAGATTTTTAACTGCAATTTTAGCCTATTAAAATGGGTAAAAGTTTGTTGTAAAAAAGAGATAAAGGAAATGACACGGAGAAGTACATGGAGATGATCCATAAAGTCTAATAAAGATGAAAGCATCGTCATAAGATATACAGAACAAAGAATAGACAAAGTATTGCAAACATCATCCATCTATCTCTCAATCATAATGATTCCATCATGAATTTTGTTAGTTATAAACAACATGATACTCTTTAAGCTTTCTAATAATCTGTTATGTGAGCAAATCTTTAAACTACTTATAGatatatttatatgaaataCGAAACTACAATGTTTCATAAGTTGGTTAAACAATTGTCATAACTAGTCTGAGTTTTGCATGTGTATCATAGTGACATATGTTACTAATTACGATATGATTTGTTAGTCATTTGATCATAACGAATATCTGTTTCATTCTATATCATTgtggaaaaatagaaaaagaataaaaggatATCATGACTCATGGCTACTGACAAATTAGTTATAGATCCTTGCAAATGGAGTATATAGAAACCACCACGTTTGATTAGTTTGTTAAACAATTTCATGAGCGACATTAGTTACTAATTTCCATTTAAGTGTAGTCTATTAGCAAAATCCACAGCTTTATAATTCTCCCATTGTGGATAAAACAAGACACTCACAAATCCTTTTGAGAATCAAGGACATGTCTTTCCTTAGCAAAATCTTctttctaattttgattttggtaaaaaaaaaaaaaagaaaagcttggAAAACGGGAAAGGTTAtccaatttcaaattcaatgcTATTCACTGACGCATTCTTCAACGACATGTgataattaatttttataaattaaTTATTAATGAAAGACAGCTGATAATAAAATTCGAACATAAATCATTCTTAAATAAAAAGAACGAGTTTTACCAGCTCAGTCAACCCAATAAAATCTTTTTCCTTATTTGATTAACCAATAAAAAGATGCAATTTCCTACTAAGTACATGAAAATATGAGGAAAGATTGAAGGACGTGTGAATGAATGGTGAAAAGGTTCAAAAGGAATTAATAATAGTTGACGGCTTCACTTCACGCCCAATTTCAATCACGCTGAGGAGCTACTAAAgcggaaaagaaaagaacagtGGGTCCGCAGGCAGTTGTCGTGGAAAACGTGGCAAACGGAGAGTGGCCATAAGCTAGTAAGGCGTCCATTTTACTATTTTAGTGACGCCAGCAAGAAAACCTAAACTTCGTGTCCGGCTTTGCCAATTGGCGGCAGAAATGAGCGTGTGGGCTCCAATTTGCTTACGTGGTGACCGTTAAAGAGACCTAAGCCCCTTACCTCATTCACACGTCCTGGACAAGACAAGGACATGTACTACTACTTCTAACTAATTTTTCAACTTGGGACAGGTAGTAGTAGTAGTTGGTCCGATCTCCCTAAGgtttttgtgtttaatattagggataatttcagaaatctccctatgaggtttttgacaatttcacctAATACTTTTGAGATTTTaatattacacttacctcccttgattcTGCGAAATGACCGTAATAGTCTTAACATGTTAATATTTtcatgcaattaaacaattcACTCCTAATTTTGTTCATATAAATGCATCACACAATTAAACGTTTAatggaaacaaaaataaaatttactcGTGGAATAACCAATTATGTGCTAAACACAAATTTAACATATTACAAATTGATTTTAACTTTGCTTGAAGAATTTAGAGATAAATAGAAGAAGAtgtaagttgggtttaaaaaggATATGGCTAGTATTGGTATTCTAACATTTGAGAAATTGGAAGTTGTGTTAATGTGGTTACTGAAATTTTTTGAGTTTAATAgtattactttttttaaaattttgattaaggttttagaatttagggAATGATGGTGGTAGTGGTCACGATGATAATGGTACTAAATTGAGATGTAGTAATATGAAAGATTTAAAATAGTAGAAATGAAGGttgaaaatgagtttgagattAATTTTGTACATGTTCCATAgttttgaaataattttataaGAAGGTGAAATGAACTTTACAATTTCATGAGGGCATTTTGGGttattcattcaaaattttgaccattaaatattttttattaccAAAACAGTAAACTCAAGGaaggtatatgtaatttttccAATCTCAAGGAAACtaagtgaaattgttaaaaagttcaagggaggtttgtgaaattatcccttaatatTAATGCGACTTTATATACaataacactattattattgtTCTTCTATAAGAATCTGCGTACATGAACAAGATAATTAATATATTCACAGTATAAATATTTGTATGCACAAATAAAATTATAAGTAGTCATTGGTCTGATTTGCCTAGAATTATTGTATTAAGTATGAAACTTTACATACAGTGACAccctgtttttcttttcctataaGAATTTGTGTATATGAACAAAATATTTGACATAATCACAGTACAAATATTTGTATacacaaataaaatatttaagggtCAACAACACTTTGCTCCCCTAAATTTAGTGGATAATCACACTTTACTCCCTTCATCCTTAAATACATACAGTTTAACCCCCATGAAGATTAGTCAAAGTTagatacaaaaaaaaaggtgagGGCAATGAGATTATTGCCTTTTTATTCATGAAATTATCTATAACAtaatattatttattttcattattaaaaaatatatatcttATCTATCGTATCAACTATACAACAATATCTGAAAAAAGCTAAATAATTACTCCTGTTGGGTTAATGTTCACATTTATATAtgttttgtttaatttattATACTTTAAGTCAAATAAAAAGGATAAATAACAAAATACTAAAATGCTCATAAGTACcaaatttctttttgaaaaagaaGTAATTCTACActtgttttttgtttaaaaaaaaagtagtttttttattattttagtttACATGAACTTCAAGGCTAATActattttcatgttttgttgaTATATTTATAGTTTACTATTATTGCCTTttctattttaaaaaatgaaatttgatttaatcgCTATGTTGCTTCTCTAAGTTTAAAAATAAGGCATATCAgccatttttaacaaatttgatTAAGAATTTAATATTGGAATGATTTGATAAAAAAATGACAATCATATTAGTCTAAAagtttaaataaattaaaataataaaaaactatctttaaaaaatgagtttaatattaaccttttttttaaattctagcaattgtatttatttttagtaTTGTGTAATTTATCCATTTTGTTTGACTTAAAGTCTAATAAATTGATTCTAAGTTATAGATACGTTAATGAAATAAAAGAGTAATAATGCCATTGCACTTACTTTTTTTGTATTTGTAACTTTGACTAGTCTTCATGGGGAGTAAAATGTATATAATTAAGGTTGAAGGGAGTAAAGTGTGACTACCCTCTTAGTTCAGGGGGCAAAGTGTTATTAACCCAATAGTTAATGTACTAATGTGTTTGCTTGTATATCATATTCTATGATAATTACAATAACTACACAGGAACAAATGATTAACAAATTGTATACATCCAGAGTCCCGGATCTTTAACCATTATACACATGaaaacacacacaaacacaaatatgtgtgtgtatgttcTTATGATACTGCAAGTAGTGTCTAGTTAGAGCAATAATCAGCTGAAGAGGTATTGCATACTTAAGAAGGTACACCATGTGACATTAAGACGTGGATGTGGATTATAATGCTAATCACATCCTGCAAATCAAGCAAGTAGGTGGTTTTTCCTTATCATGGAAATGTATATATGGAGAATCCATTTGACTTAATTGGCGAGGTATGATTAGTATCAGTGTATTAGTGTACAGTATCAAGTGACATAATTTAACCATctaatatttttctttaacagCCCAACAAGTTGCCATGCCCGAAACTTGAATGCAATATGTAGTCTTTGTCAATTTTAGTATCTGGTTTTGTGTTGTATTTGAAAAAGTAATGAGGTTTTGGTTTATGTTGTATTTGAGAAATTATTCAAAAGTAACaatcttttttcctttgaaCTCTAACAAGCAATTTTAGACACATATTGTTGcagtattttaataaaatagttAAATTCTCAATTAAGGGTGTAAGTTACAAGGAGAATAAATTGGTATATGTTTTTGCAATTTATTGGtgtttgaatgatttttgactaaatttttattatatgaAATTATGGCTTTTCAATTACAATAAATTTTGTAACCTACGATTCAAATTAGAATGTGTCTTGAATAGCTAATAATTTTCAGCATTTATTTAGCAAATTATTAGTGTAGGTTATGTTTGACTAATTTTTCTTCACCTATAAATATGTATAGTTGAGATAGAAAAAGGTGCAACAACAACTTATGTTTTGCGAGCTATAATTCATAAGAGAAAAACTATCTACTCCTTTGTTATTTTCTATCTCATAGTTTGGCAAGAAAAACCAGTGTTAGTGGAACTATACTCTCTTAGTTGTGTAGATTAATGAGAGTAACAGCAAGTATGGCTGGGCTGTTGTATCCTGAGGGTGATAAGTCAAAAATTCTGCTGCACATGAGTTGATTCTTCCATAGAGACTTGAATTACCTTAAGGAAAACGAAATATCCGTGCCTTAGCCCTCCACATTTGTGCATTATTACATTATCATTTTAACTATTTTTGAATTGTTATAGTTATTGTTATAACTGCCGTTAATTTTTCTATTTGACATTTGTATTTTTGTTCTAGTGGAACAACAcattatccaaacaaacttatATAGGAATTGAGGTCCCTTAATAAGATAATTCGAAATTCAGCAACATGTTTACTTTAACAAAAATAAGTGTCAATGTTCTGCATTCTCTCAATTCAGCCTGCAATATTGAAGAATTTCTTTGCTGATAGTCTTGTCTTTTGGCAACATAATACcctataatatatttttgtagtttttttttttttatttgtgggAGGCAGGGGTTGAACtcctgacctccagcatcaccaaatatttttgtagttaTAATCCAATAAAGTATTATAAATTGAGGTTCCATTTGAACAAGATGGATAACCACCTGATGAGTAGTGAATCACGTGCGGATCATTATA encodes the following:
- the LOC113769351 gene encoding uncharacterized protein LOC113769351, with the protein product MKSVLLEFTNLSVLTSNLNKSEVFLAGVSDELGAQLSAILGMQRGSFPVRYLGVPLISTRLSVSDYALLIEKVQKKVRGWNSKLLTYAVRLQLVESVLLNLQIYWSSTFLRLSSLLSYGKGLLQLRQGTKQHQFPVIAHGTEGTYFNSGQLLVSTSFQPLAVVTGEDTFLWHDNWHARGPLLNYCGPDIVRQYGSSLHAKVSSIIQHGIWMQPTGSRRTAAVVDFIQYLPPTEYLDPSNKESVKVDG